From Bosea sp. NBC_00550, the proteins below share one genomic window:
- a CDS encoding GGDEF domain-containing protein — translation MYYEVHSENIAARSHAPQIAEILRRFASRYREDGPVAYEEFTAEILPLFGKDLMILEPTGDGDYCWLHFGREIVRYSGATRLGQRVSDMRPQVARFTIAALDQALAEDRPLYTVHRSSGTVRVALWERLLLPTLAQDGRRYVIAFARPLQFREDLLNAVLETSPSGIVALRAIRDNAGRIEQAVIVTANKRAAVLSGSPEAELLDTDGRESLPFLSDLSIWQRCVYAMNLQRADVLETSFTQEGKTLWLRIAIAPLGDGLLLTLTDVTDLTVANQTLQLRAATLALEIGRERATRRALSEEIGHREERERELRRLAETDPLTALLNRRSFTEKANAAIAASEADGSDIALIIVDLDHFKQVNDSYGHPAGDAVIRAFADLLLGQFLNEHNLVGRFGGEEFGILLPDCDLASAASSARQIQDTLLARSMPVSETLALRVTASLGVAARDRGETLASLTGRADQALYRAKNEGRNRLGLAPPEAVAAAAAAA, via the coding sequence GCAGCCATGCCCCGCAGATTGCAGAGATCCTGCGCCGCTTCGCCTCGCGCTACCGCGAGGACGGCCCGGTCGCCTATGAGGAATTCACCGCCGAGATCCTGCCCCTTTTCGGCAAGGATCTGATGATCCTGGAACCCACCGGCGACGGCGACTATTGCTGGCTTCACTTCGGGCGCGAGATCGTGCGCTATTCCGGCGCCACGCGCCTCGGACAGCGCGTCTCGGACATGCGTCCGCAGGTCGCCCGCTTCACCATCGCCGCCCTCGACCAGGCGTTGGCCGAAGATCGGCCGCTCTATACCGTGCACCGATCGAGCGGCACGGTACGCGTCGCCCTGTGGGAGCGGCTGCTCCTGCCGACGCTTGCCCAGGACGGCCGTCGCTACGTCATTGCCTTCGCCCGGCCGCTGCAGTTCCGCGAGGACCTGCTCAACGCCGTGCTCGAAACCTCACCCAGCGGGATCGTGGCGTTGCGCGCCATCCGCGACAACGCCGGCCGGATCGAGCAGGCCGTCATCGTCACCGCCAACAAGCGCGCCGCCGTGCTGAGCGGAAGCCCCGAAGCCGAACTCCTCGACACCGATGGTCGCGAGAGCCTGCCCTTCCTGTCCGATCTTTCGATCTGGCAGCGCTGCGTCTATGCGATGAACCTTCAGCGTGCCGACGTGCTGGAGACATCCTTCACCCAGGAGGGCAAGACCCTCTGGCTGAGGATCGCCATCGCTCCGCTGGGCGACGGGCTGCTGCTGACGCTGACCGACGTCACCGATCTCACCGTCGCCAACCAGACCCTGCAGCTGCGCGCGGCCACGCTGGCGCTGGAGATCGGCCGCGAGCGCGCGACGCGGCGCGCCCTCTCCGAGGAGATCGGCCACCGCGAGGAACGCGAGCGCGAGCTGCGCCGCCTGGCCGAGACCGACCCGCTCACCGCGCTGCTCAACCGCCGCTCCTTCACCGAGAAGGCCAACGCCGCCATCGCGGCAAGCGAGGCGGATGGCAGCGATATCGCGCTGATCATCGTCGACCTCGATCATTTCAAGCAGGTCAACGACAGCTATGGCCATCCGGCCGGGGATGCGGTGATCCGCGCCTTCGCCGATCTTCTGCTCGGGCAGTTCCTCAACGAGCACAATCTCGTGGGACGCTTCGGCGGCGAGGAGTTCGGCATCCTGTTGCCGGATTGCGACCTGGCCTCTGCCGCGTCGAGCGCCCGTCAGATCCAGGACACCCTGCTCGCCCGTTCGATGCCCGTCTCCGAGACCTTGGCGCTGCGGGTGACCGCGAGCCTCGGCGTCGCCGCGCGCGATCGCGGCGAGACCCTCGCATCCCTGACGGGGCGGGCGGACCAGGCGCTCTACCGGGCCAAGAACGAGGGGCGCAATCGCCTCGGCTTGGCCCCGCCGGAAGCAGTCGCCGCCGCAGCGGCCGCCGCCTGA
- the miaA gene encoding tRNA (adenosine(37)-N6)-dimethylallyltransferase MiaA — protein MEIARRTGGTVVNADSMQVYADLRTLSARPSEAEEAMVPHRLYGHVDGAVNYSAMRYAADLAKLLDDLRTSGSLPILVGGTGLYFKAVTEGFSAMPAVPESVRAGFRAHADGLDTAKLHAELAACDPAMAERLKPSDRMRIMRAIEVFRATGRSLASFQGEREPGPLGESELLRLFVHPEREVVRQQIDRRFEQMIEAGALDEVVRLKARGLDPLLPIMRAHGVPGLIAHLDGEISLAEAIRRGQADTRAYAKRQVTWFRHQMTGWRAVAPLEALDVACEALAI, from the coding sequence ATGGAGATCGCGCGCCGCACCGGCGGCACCGTGGTCAACGCCGATTCCATGCAGGTCTATGCCGACCTGCGCACCCTGAGCGCGCGTCCCAGCGAGGCGGAGGAGGCGATGGTGCCGCATCGTCTCTACGGGCATGTCGATGGCGCCGTGAACTATTCGGCGATGCGCTACGCGGCCGATCTGGCGAAGCTGCTCGACGACTTGCGGACTAGCGGCTCGCTGCCGATCCTCGTCGGTGGCACCGGGCTCTACTTCAAGGCGGTGACGGAGGGGTTCTCGGCGATGCCGGCTGTTCCCGAGAGCGTCCGGGCTGGCTTTCGTGCCCATGCCGACGGGCTCGACACGGCCAAGCTCCATGCCGAGCTCGCCGCCTGCGATCCGGCGATGGCGGAGCGGCTCAAGCCGAGCGACCGGATGCGGATCATGCGGGCGATCGAGGTCTTCCGGGCGACGGGGCGGTCGCTCGCGAGCTTCCAGGGCGAACGCGAGCCCGGGCCGCTCGGCGAGAGCGAGCTGCTACGCCTGTTCGTTCATCCCGAGCGGGAGGTGGTGCGGCAGCAGATCGACCGCCGTTTCGAGCAGATGATCGAGGCCGGGGCGCTCGATGAGGTCGTGCGGCTGAAGGCGCGCGGGCTCGATCCGCTGCTGCCGATCATGCGGGCGCATGGCGTCCCCGGGCTGATCGCTCATCTCGACGGCGAGATCAGCCTTGCCGAGGCGATCCGGCGCGGGCAGGCCGATACGCGCGCCTATGCCAAGCGGCAGGTGACATGGTTCCGGCATCAGATGACGGGATGGCGGGCGGTCGCGCCGCTCGAAGCGCTGGATGTCGCCTGCGAGGCGCTCGCAATCTGA
- the serB gene encoding phosphoserine phosphatase SerB has product MLVATLVSAHGQALVGEALLARLARTVPGTVRTAVLDGAVAADLFAEAADARKLEADIGAELDGAAIDIIVQPAATRRKALFLADMDSTMIGQECIDELAAYVGLKELVAGITERAMRGEIAFEPALRERVALLKGVPLSVVDEIIRDRITLTPGGRELVRTMRANGGYTALVSGGFTVFTGPISAAIGFDEHRSNVLLADGGILRGEVAAPIVGMQAKLDALVELRTRFGLAPEATMAVGDGANDLAMLGEAGLGVAFRAKPAVAVAAGARLNRADLTALLYAQGYTGSEIVRA; this is encoded by the coding sequence ATGCTCGTCGCCACACTCGTATCCGCCCACGGCCAGGCGCTGGTCGGCGAAGCACTGCTGGCCCGCCTTGCCCGCACCGTTCCCGGCACCGTCCGCACGGCCGTTCTCGACGGCGCGGTCGCTGCCGACCTCTTCGCGGAAGCAGCCGATGCACGCAAGCTCGAAGCCGATATCGGCGCGGAGCTGGATGGCGCGGCGATCGACATCATCGTCCAGCCGGCGGCGACCCGCCGCAAGGCGCTGTTTCTGGCCGACATGGACTCCACCATGATAGGCCAGGAATGCATCGACGAGCTCGCGGCCTATGTCGGCCTCAAGGAGCTCGTCGCCGGCATCACCGAGCGGGCCATGCGCGGCGAGATCGCCTTCGAGCCTGCGCTGCGCGAGCGCGTCGCACTGCTCAAGGGCGTGCCGCTGTCGGTCGTCGACGAGATCATTCGGGACCGCATCACGCTGACGCCGGGCGGGCGCGAGTTGGTCCGGACCATGCGCGCGAATGGCGGCTATACCGCCCTCGTCTCGGGCGGGTTCACGGTCTTCACCGGCCCGATCAGCGCCGCAATCGGCTTCGACGAGCACCGCTCCAACGTCCTGCTTGCCGATGGCGGCATTCTGCGCGGCGAGGTCGCCGCTCCCATCGTCGGCATGCAGGCCAAGCTCGATGCGCTCGTCGAGCTGCGCACCCGCTTCGGGCTGGCGCCGGAAGCGACGATGGCCGTGGGCGACGGCGCCAATGATCTCGCCATGCTCGGCGAAGCCGGGCTGGGCGTCGCCTTCCGCGCCAAGCCGGCGGTCGCGGTTGCGGCCGGCGCCAGGCTGAACCGTGCCGATCTAACCGCCCTGCTCTATGCCCAGGGCTACACCGGCAGCGAGATCGTCCGCGCCTGA
- a CDS encoding DHCW motif cupin fold protein, translating into MKISDIPFVTTDWSTIAPERHAGDSGEAIWRVQYFGPEENRIRVRMVEYSPGYSADHWCSKGHVILCLEGEMDTTLADGRVMPLKAGMSYQVADGAEAHRSATKTGAKLFIVD; encoded by the coding sequence ATGAAGATCAGTGACATTCCCTTCGTCACCACCGACTGGTCGACGATCGCTCCGGAGCGCCATGCCGGCGACAGCGGCGAGGCGATCTGGCGCGTCCAGTATTTCGGCCCGGAGGAGAACCGCATCCGCGTGCGCATGGTGGAGTACTCGCCCGGCTACTCCGCCGATCACTGGTGCTCCAAGGGGCACGTGATCCTGTGCCTGGAAGGCGAGATGGATACCACGCTCGCCGATGGCCGCGTGATGCCGCTCAAGGCCGGCATGAGCTATCAGGTCGCCGATGGCGCCGAGGCCCATCGCTCCGCGACGAAGACCGGCGCGAAGCTCTTCATCGTCGACTGA
- a CDS encoding DegQ family serine endoprotease: MASKTVPAVRSVRIAFAAGVAGLALLASPVLAPGHAQANTPLLQGQTSLADLVDKVMPAVVNIAAVTTNDQKGRNLPQLPQLGPDTPFGDLFEEFFNRRNQQGERQAPQQRRSQSAGSGFVVDPSGIVVTNNHVVGDANEITVIFNDGLRLKAEVIGKDTKVDLAVLRVKHDKPLPAVKFGDSDKMRIGDPVMAIGNPFGLGGSVSSGIVSARNRDISQGPYDTYIQTDAAINKGNSGGPLFNMAGEVIGINTAILSPTGGSVGIGFAVPSTLATNVVDQLKEFGETRRGWLGVRIQSVDDATAEALGLGTARGALVAGIDEKGPAKPAGLETGDVIVKFDGKDVKDSRDLPRIVAATPVGKDVPIAVIRKGKEEIKTVKLGRLEDGEKVQSASTNKPAAEPAKPAVTSALGLEFSPQTDELKKRYSIKDGLKGVIITKVDANSNAADKRILVGELIVEVGQEPVNAPQDVTKRLDALKKEGKKSVLLLVSNGQGEVRFVAVSMN; the protein is encoded by the coding sequence ATGGCATCGAAAACCGTTCCCGCAGTCCGGTCCGTCCGCATCGCCTTCGCTGCCGGCGTCGCCGGTCTCGCGCTGCTGGCCTCGCCGGTGCTGGCGCCGGGGCACGCGCAGGCGAACACGCCGCTGCTGCAAGGGCAGACTTCGCTCGCGGACCTCGTCGACAAGGTCATGCCGGCAGTGGTCAACATCGCGGCCGTCACCACCAACGATCAGAAGGGCCGCAACCTGCCGCAGCTGCCGCAGCTCGGCCCCGACACGCCCTTCGGCGACCTGTTCGAGGAATTCTTCAACCGCCGCAACCAGCAGGGCGAGCGCCAGGCGCCGCAGCAGCGCCGCTCGCAGTCGGCCGGCTCGGGCTTCGTGGTCGATCCCTCGGGCATCGTCGTCACCAACAACCACGTCGTCGGCGATGCCAACGAGATCACCGTGATCTTCAACGATGGCCTGCGGCTCAAGGCCGAGGTGATCGGCAAGGACACCAAGGTCGATCTCGCCGTGCTGCGTGTAAAGCACGATAAGCCGCTGCCCGCGGTCAAGTTCGGCGATTCCGACAAGATGCGGATCGGCGACCCGGTGATGGCGATCGGCAACCCGTTCGGGCTCGGCGGCTCGGTCTCGTCGGGCATCGTCTCGGCCCGCAACCGCGACATCAGCCAGGGGCCGTACGACACCTATATCCAGACCGACGCGGCCATCAACAAGGGCAATTCGGGCGGCCCGCTGTTCAACATGGCCGGCGAGGTCATCGGCATCAACACGGCGATCCTGTCGCCGACCGGCGGCTCGGTCGGCATCGGCTTCGCCGTGCCCTCGACGCTGGCGACCAACGTCGTCGACCAGCTCAAGGAATTCGGCGAGACGCGGCGCGGCTGGCTCGGCGTGCGCATCCAGAGCGTCGATGACGCCACCGCCGAGGCTCTCGGGCTCGGCACGGCGCGCGGCGCGCTTGTCGCCGGCATCGACGAGAAGGGTCCGGCCAAGCCCGCCGGGCTCGAGACCGGCGACGTGATCGTCAAGTTCGACGGCAAGGACGTCAAGGATTCGCGCGACCTGCCGCGCATCGTCGCGGCGACGCCGGTCGGCAAGGACGTGCCGATCGCGGTGATCCGCAAGGGCAAGGAAGAGATCAAGACGGTCAAGCTCGGCCGCCTCGAGGATGGCGAGAAGGTGCAGTCGGCCTCGACGAACAAGCCGGCGGCAGAGCCTGCCAAGCCCGCGGTGACGAGCGCGCTCGGCCTCGAATTCTCGCCGCAGACCGACGAGCTGAAGAAGCGCTATTCGATCAAGGACGGCCTCAAGGGCGTGATCATCACCAAGGTCGACGCCAATTCGAACGCCGCCGACAAGCGCATCCTCGTCGGCGAGCTGATCGTCGAGGTCGGCCAGGAGCCGGTCAACGCTCCGCAGGACGTGACCAAGCGGCTCGATGCGCTGAAGAAGGAAGGCAAGAAGTCCGTCCTTCTGCTCGTCTCGAACGGGCAGGGCGAGGTTCGCTTCGTCGCCGTCTCGATGAACTGA
- a CDS encoding DUF2065 domain-containing protein, with translation MLDFVAALGLVFAIEGILFAAIPHLAKDALRSAAETPVDRMRLIGIGSAVLGVVLVWAARGSS, from the coding sequence ATGCTTGATTTCGTCGCGGCGCTCGGCCTGGTCTTCGCCATCGAGGGCATCCTCTTCGCCGCGATCCCGCATCTGGCGAAGGATGCCCTCCGCAGCGCGGCGGAAACCCCGGTGGACCGGATGCGGCTGATCGGCATCGGCTCGGCGGTTCTGGGCGTGGTCCTGGTATGGGCCGCGCGGGGCAGTTCGTAG
- the hflC gene encoding protease modulator HflC: MNGSFLRAAALVVVAAVAVVLYACTFVVSQTQSAIVLRLGAVRAVKTAPGLYFKWFAPVETVTLLDNRILDLDLSSQEIIASDQKRLVVDAFTRYRISDPLRFYQAVNNIPRANSQLASIVNGNVRSVLAEASFTAMVRTERSRLMNRIRDDVNREAARFGMTVVDVRLRRVDLPAANSAAVFQRMQTERQREAAEARALGGQQAQEIRARADRDATVIVAEAQQRSDEIRGEGEAERNKVFAEAFGKDPEFFSFYRSMQAYEASIKPGDTRMVLTPDSPFFRFFNGPNAQRQDGQAGTPAAPAVPAPARP; encoded by the coding sequence ATGAACGGCTCCTTCCTTCGCGCGGCCGCGCTGGTCGTCGTCGCCGCCGTCGCGGTCGTGCTTTACGCCTGCACCTTCGTGGTCTCGCAGACGCAGTCGGCGATCGTGCTCAGGCTCGGCGCGGTGCGCGCGGTCAAGACGGCTCCGGGCCTCTACTTCAAGTGGTTCGCACCGGTCGAGACGGTGACGCTGCTCGACAACCGCATTCTCGACCTCGATCTGTCGTCGCAGGAAATCATCGCCTCGGACCAGAAGCGTCTCGTGGTCGATGCCTTCACGCGCTACCGGATCTCCGATCCGCTGCGCTTCTATCAGGCGGTCAACAACATCCCGCGGGCCAATTCGCAGCTCGCCTCGATCGTGAACGGCAATGTCCGCTCGGTACTGGCGGAAGCGAGCTTCACGGCGATGGTGCGCACCGAGCGCTCGCGGCTGATGAACCGCATCCGCGACGACGTGAACCGCGAGGCGGCGCGCTTCGGCATGACGGTGGTCGATGTCCGGCTGCGGCGCGTCGATCTGCCGGCGGCGAACTCGGCGGCGGTGTTCCAGCGCATGCAGACGGAACGCCAGCGCGAGGCGGCGGAAGCCCGCGCGCTCGGCGGCCAGCAGGCTCAGGAGATCAGGGCGCGGGCCGACAGGGACGCGACCGTGATCGTCGCCGAAGCGCAGCAGCGCTCCGACGAGATCCGAGGCGAGGGCGAGGCGGAACGCAACAAGGTCTTCGCCGAAGCCTTCGGCAAGGACCCGGAGTTCTTCTCCTTCTACCGCTCGATGCAGGCCTATGAAGCCAGCATCAAGCCAGGAGATACCCGGATGGTGCTGACGCCGGATTCGCCGTTCTTCCGCTTCTTCAACGGACCGAACGCGCAGCGTCAGGATGGCCAGGCCGGAACCCCGGCGGCGCCTGCCGTGCCCGCGCCGGCACGTCCCTGA
- the hflK gene encoding FtsH protease activity modulator HflK produces the protein MPWSNQSGGGSGGGGPWGQRGGSGGGGPWGGGSGGGNGNPPDLEEILRRSQDRLKNLVPGGNIGGRGLILGLLALILIWLGSGVYFVRPNEVGLNVVFGRFAGKTGEGMNWNWPYPIGNVIKPQVTNVITTEVGFRTVESVRSARQTDVTEESLMLTGDENIVDIDFIVQWQIDPAAPENYVFNIQDPPGTVKAVAESAMREVIGRRNIQPVLTTDRGAIENEVRQLMQETLNGYNAGVQIRLVQLQKVDPPQQVIDAFRDVQAARADQERLRNEAQTYANRVVPESRGRAAQLVQAAEAFKEQTVAEARGQASRFNAVYEQYKNAPGVTRERLFLETMERVMGGTDKIILDNPVGGQGVVPYLPLDQLNAGRQVPGARQQGATR, from the coding sequence ATGCCTTGGAGCAATCAGAGCGGCGGTGGCAGCGGCGGGGGTGGACCCTGGGGCCAGCGCGGAGGTAGCGGCGGCGGAGGCCCCTGGGGCGGCGGCTCAGGCGGAGGCAACGGCAACCCGCCCGATCTCGAAGAGATCCTGCGGCGCAGCCAGGACCGGCTGAAGAACCTTGTTCCGGGCGGCAATATCGGCGGGCGCGGGCTCATTCTCGGCCTTCTCGCGCTGATCCTGATCTGGCTCGGTTCGGGCGTCTATTTCGTCCGCCCCAACGAGGTCGGCCTCAACGTCGTGTTCGGCCGCTTCGCCGGCAAGACCGGCGAAGGCATGAACTGGAACTGGCCCTATCCGATCGGCAACGTGATCAAGCCCCAGGTGACGAACGTCATCACCACCGAGGTCGGCTTCCGGACCGTGGAATCGGTGCGCAGCGCGCGCCAGACCGACGTGACCGAAGAGAGCCTGATGCTCACCGGCGACGAGAACATCGTCGACATCGATTTCATCGTGCAGTGGCAGATCGACCCGGCCGCGCCCGAGAACTACGTCTTCAACATCCAGGACCCGCCGGGAACCGTGAAGGCCGTGGCCGAGAGCGCCATGCGCGAGGTGATCGGCCGCCGCAACATCCAGCCCGTGCTGACGACCGATCGCGGCGCGATCGAGAACGAGGTGCGCCAGCTGATGCAGGAGACGCTCAACGGCTATAATGCCGGCGTGCAGATCCGCCTCGTCCAGCTCCAGAAGGTCGACCCGCCGCAGCAGGTCATCGACGCGTTCCGCGACGTCCAGGCGGCCCGTGCCGACCAGGAGCGCCTGCGCAACGAGGCGCAGACCTATGCCAACCGCGTCGTGCCGGAATCGCGCGGCCGGGCGGCCCAGCTCGTGCAGGCGGCGGAAGCCTTCAAGGAGCAGACCGTTGCCGAAGCCCGTGGTCAGGCGAGCCGCTTCAACGCGGTCTACGAGCAGTACAAGAACGCTCCGGGCGTGACGCGCGAGCGTCTGTTCCTGGAGACGATGGAACGCGTGATGGGCGGCACCGACAAGATCATCCTCGACAACCCGGTCGGTGGGCAGGGCGTCGTGCCCTATCTGCCGCTCGACCAGCTCAATGCGGGCCGTCAGGTCCCGGGCGCCCGTCAGCAGGGAGCCACCCGATGA
- a CDS encoding dihydrofolate reductase, translated as MQKRPIVLIAAIADNGVIGDDNRLIWRLKTDLRRFRSLTLGRPVLMGRKTFLSIGKPLPGRETIVLTRDAGFSAEGVRIAHSLDEALALGQEVAAASGAESVIVAGGAEIYRQALPLADRLELTLVHTKPPGDALFPDWERDAFLAGAKEPHPADPDNEHPYTFVTHHRRG; from the coding sequence ATGCAGAAACGTCCGATCGTGTTGATCGCAGCCATCGCCGACAACGGCGTGATCGGCGACGACAACCGGTTGATCTGGCGGCTCAAGACTGACCTCAGGCGCTTTCGCAGCCTGACGCTCGGCCGCCCCGTGCTGATGGGGCGCAAGACCTTCCTCTCGATCGGCAAGCCGCTGCCGGGGCGCGAGACGATCGTGCTGACCCGCGATGCCGGCTTCTCGGCCGAAGGGGTCAGGATCGCGCATTCGCTCGACGAGGCGCTGGCGCTCGGGCAAGAGGTCGCCGCCGCGAGCGGAGCCGAGTCCGTCATTGTTGCGGGCGGCGCCGAGATCTACCGGCAGGCGCTGCCTTTGGCTGATCGGCTCGAGCTCACGCTGGTTCACACCAAGCCCCCGGGAGACGCGCTTTTTCCCGATTGGGAGCGCGACGCCTTCCTCGCCGGTGCAAAGGAGCCCCATCCTGCCGATCCCGATAACGAGCATCCTTATACCTTCGTCACCCATCACAGGCGCGGCTGA
- a CDS encoding GNAT family N-acetyltransferase, protein MTLTIRSARPGEAALVLGFIKELAEYEKLLHEVVATEAEIDAALFGPNPRTFCDIAEWEGEPVGFAVWFYTYSTFSGRHGIWLEDLYVRPGQRGRGIGKGLIAGLARRCVAEKLPRLAWWVLNWNEPSRVFYRAIGARAQDEWTVKRLEGEALRQLGAED, encoded by the coding sequence ATGACGCTGACCATCCGTTCCGCCCGGCCCGGCGAGGCCGCGCTCGTGCTCGGCTTCATCAAGGAACTGGCCGAATACGAGAAGCTGCTGCACGAGGTCGTCGCGACCGAAGCGGAGATCGACGCGGCGCTGTTCGGCCCGAATCCCCGAACCTTCTGCGACATCGCCGAATGGGAGGGCGAGCCGGTCGGCTTCGCCGTCTGGTTCTACACCTATTCGACCTTCTCGGGCCGCCACGGCATCTGGCTGGAGGACCTTTACGTCAGGCCTGGCCAGCGTGGACGCGGCATCGGCAAGGGGCTGATCGCGGGGCTGGCGCGCCGCTGCGTCGCGGAGAAACTGCCGCGCCTGGCCTGGTGGGTGCTGAACTGGAACGAGCCTTCGCGCGTTTTCTATCGCGCGATCGGGGCCAGGGCGCAGGACGAGTGGACCGTCAAGCGGCTGGAAGGCGAGGCGCTCAGGCAGCTGGGCGCGGAGGACTGA
- a CDS encoding thymidylate synthase, with amino-acid sequence MRQYHDLLQRVLTEGTRKDDRTGTGTIAVFGHQMRFDLSQGFPLVTTKKLHLKSIIHELIWFLRGDTNVRYLQENGVTIWDEWADANGDLGPVYGRQWRSWPAPDGQTIDQIAWLVNEIRRNPDSRRLIVSAWNPADIPKMALAPCHCLFQFFVADGKLSCQLYQRSADVFLGVPFNIASYALLTHMVAQVTGLGVGDFVHTFGDTHLYVNHLDQARLQLSREPRALPKLSLNPAVTRLEDFSFGDVTITDYDPHPSIKAPIAV; translated from the coding sequence ATGCGCCAGTATCACGACCTGCTCCAACGCGTCCTGACCGAGGGCACCCGCAAGGACGACCGCACCGGAACCGGCACCATCGCCGTCTTCGGCCATCAGATGCGCTTCGACCTGTCGCAGGGGTTTCCGCTGGTCACGACCAAGAAGCTGCATCTCAAGTCGATCATCCACGAACTGATCTGGTTCCTGCGCGGCGACACCAATGTGCGCTACCTGCAGGAGAACGGCGTCACGATCTGGGATGAGTGGGCCGATGCCAACGGTGATCTCGGCCCGGTCTATGGCCGGCAATGGCGTTCCTGGCCGGCGCCGGACGGGCAGACCATCGACCAGATCGCCTGGTTGGTGAATGAGATCAGGCGCAACCCGGATTCGCGCCGCCTGATCGTCTCGGCCTGGAACCCGGCGGATATCCCGAAGATGGCCCTGGCGCCCTGCCACTGCCTGTTCCAGTTCTTCGTGGCGGACGGAAAGCTCTCCTGCCAGCTCTACCAGCGCTCGGCGGACGTCTTCCTCGGTGTGCCCTTCAATATCGCGAGCTACGCGCTGCTGACCCATATGGTGGCGCAGGTCACGGGCCTCGGCGTCGGTGATTTCGTGCATACCTTCGGCGATACGCACCTCTATGTGAACCATCTGGATCAGGCGCGGCTGCAGCTTTCGCGTGAACCGCGAGCGCTGCCGAAGCTCTCGCTCAACCCCGCCGTGACGCGGCTCGAGGATTTCAGCTTCGGGGACGTGACGATCACGGATTACGACCCGCACCCCTCCATCAAGGCTCCGATCGCCGTATGA
- a CDS encoding PepSY domain-containing protein gives MLSRRPILALACIGAFWLHGQLAQAQAPAPITPAKPAVSMDQARRIAADHGVVRIEEIKLDDDKWKVEGRDSTGAEIEIDLRASDGVVIKMERERPASAKAGRS, from the coding sequence ATGCTTTCGCGCAGACCGATCCTGGCGCTCGCCTGCATAGGCGCGTTCTGGCTTCACGGCCAACTGGCCCAGGCGCAGGCGCCCGCGCCCATCACCCCCGCGAAACCGGCCGTCTCGATGGATCAGGCCCGTCGCATCGCCGCCGATCATGGCGTCGTCCGGATCGAGGAGATCAAGCTCGACGACGACAAGTGGAAGGTCGAGGGCCGCGACAGCACCGGCGCCGAGATCGAGATCGATCTGCGGGCCAGCGACGGCGTCGTCATCAAGATGGAGCGCGAACGACCCGCCTCGGCCAAGGCCGGCCGAAGCTGA
- a CDS encoding PepSY domain-containing protein, with protein MQAKAAMVRLLFALTLNGLVIAAGQGAEPNPGATISESQARDIAWRAGLVHVEEITRSDDRWEIAGRSLDDGEMVLDIDIRNGRILD; from the coding sequence ATGCAGGCAAAAGCCGCGATGGTCCGTTTGCTGTTTGCGCTTACGCTCAACGGCCTTGTCATTGCGGCCGGACAGGGCGCGGAGCCCAACCCGGGCGCGACGATCTCGGAAAGCCAAGCACGCGATATCGCCTGGAGGGCCGGCCTCGTCCATGTCGAGGAGATCACGCGATCCGACGACCGCTGGGAGATCGCCGGCCGCAGCCTCGACGATGGCGAGATGGTGCTCGATATCGACATCAGAAATGGTCGCATTCTCGATTGA
- a CDS encoding SspB family protein, with translation MSKDVLRYDLMVQEALKGVVRKILTEAARDGLPGEHHFYVTFRTGAPGVRVSQRLREKHPDEMTIVLQHQFWDLNVGDHSFEVGLSFSGVPERLLVPFDAVTTFFDPSVQFGLKFETQDQAEDAADAPQPEPAAAPSAVPAKVVPAGVPALKTRTPVAETADKDGDTATQDTDDDGKSGAEVVSLDSFRKKT, from the coding sequence ATGTCCAAGGATGTGCTGCGTTACGATCTGATGGTTCAGGAGGCGCTGAAAGGCGTCGTCCGCAAGATCCTGACGGAGGCGGCGCGCGACGGGCTGCCGGGCGAACATCATTTCTACGTCACCTTCCGCACCGGTGCGCCGGGCGTGCGCGTGTCCCAGCGTCTGCGTGAGAAGCACCCGGACGAGATGACCATCGTGCTCCAGCATCAGTTCTGGGATCTCAACGTCGGCGACCATTCCTTCGAGGTCGGGCTGTCCTTCTCCGGCGTGCCCGAGCGGCTGCTCGTTCCCTTCGATGCGGTGACGACCTTCTTCGACCCTTCCGTGCAATTCGGCCTGAAGTTCGAGACCCAGGATCAGGCCGAGGACGCAGCCGACGCGCCGCAGCCTGAGCCGGCGGCCGCCCCCAGCGCCGTCCCGGCCAAGGTCGTGCCGGCGGGTGTGCCCGCGCTGAAGACCCGTACGCCGGTGGCCGAAACGGCCGACAAGGATGGCGACACGGCGACGCAGGACACCGATGACGACGGCAAGAGCGGAGCCGAAGTCGTCAGCCTCGATTCCTTCCGCAAGAAGACCTGA